One window from the genome of Streptomyces cadmiisoli encodes:
- a CDS encoding Fur family transcriptional regulator — translation MTTAGPPVKGRATRQRAAVAACLGEVDEFRSAQDLHDMLKHKGDSVGLTTVYRTLQSLAEAGEVDVLRTSDGESVYRRCSTGEHHHHLVCRTCGKAVEVEGPAVESWAEAIAAEHGYVNVAHTVEIFGTCADCANCTADDD, via the coding sequence GTGACGACCGCTGGACCGCCCGTCAAGGGTCGCGCCACCCGGCAGCGCGCCGCGGTGGCGGCATGCCTGGGAGAGGTCGACGAGTTCCGCAGTGCGCAGGACCTGCACGACATGCTGAAGCACAAGGGCGACTCGGTCGGGCTCACCACCGTCTACCGCACCCTCCAGTCCCTCGCCGAGGCCGGCGAGGTGGACGTCCTGCGCACCTCCGACGGTGAGTCGGTCTACCGCCGCTGCTCCACCGGCGAGCACCACCACCACCTCGTCTGCCGCACCTGCGGCAAGGCGGTCGAGGTCGAGGGCCCGGCCGTCGAGAGCTGGGCGGAGGCCATCGCCGCCGAGCACGGCTACGTCAACGTGGCCCACACCGTGGAGATCTTCGGCACCTGCGCGGACTGCGCGAACTGCACGGCCGACGACGACTGA